From the Winogradskyella forsetii genome, the window AACTTAATATATTTTCTATTGATTTGGAGCTTAGTTGTAGCCTACAGTCGCATTTATGTCGGTGTGCATTATCCGCTTGATATTTTATGCGGACTTACGTTTGGAGCCCTATCAGGTTTTGGGTTTTACAAACTCTGCAAGTACTTAATCAAGCGTTTTATTTCAGCGTAAGTTGATATAAATGGTTTACCAATCTCGACTTATAATCTCTGGTAGAAAAATTCAAGTCATACGTACCCATAAATTTTATGCTGTATAACTTCGCTAGTTCAGCTATATCTTCAGGATTTGACGTTGAAGTCAATAATCTAAACTGTTTTTCCTTAGGAATTACGATACCGTCTTCAGAAACAATACTCGGAATTTTATCGCCATAATTATAAATGGTTTCTGGAGATACACCATCTAAAGTATAAAGCGAAATATTATCTGAGGAGAGTTCAGAAAATGGTCTGTAATTTTCTTGTGATTGAGACTTTGCCAATGGTAGAGCGAAAAAACCAATACTTAACATAAAGGCAATAACAAGATAAAAAACAACCTTTATGTTTTTAGCCTTTAAATATTTGAAAGTAAAAAAGCCTATAGTGGCTAACACTAAGCTTGAAACAATAAATCTTGCCCAACTAATTCCTGTTAATGAAGGGGCTAAGAAAAAGCCAGAAATCCAGAAAAAAATGCCAATTGCACCTATTAATCCAAAATGAAAATACACAGGAATCGTTTCTTTTTTCGACTTTAAATTCTTGAATTCACGAATTAAATAGTCGATATAACATCCGATATTAATGGCTAATGGAAGTAGCACAGGCATTAAATATCGTGATTTTTTTTCAGGAATAACGGATAATAGAATCACGGCAAAAATCGTCCATAAAATACTAAATCGATACCCCTTCAAATTTGAAACCCTTGATTTCAAGTAAGGGTATAACAAACTAATAAACGCAGGAACTGTCCATAAACCGCTTTGTACAAAGAAACTCCAATAATAGTAAAATGGTCTCACGTTATAACTGCTCCAGTTTGAAGTTTCACGTTCGGCAATTCTGGTAAATGTTTCAGGATCGGCAACCCTAACATGAAAGTACCACCAGCCTCCTAAAACGATTCCAAAAACCAAAAGACTGATTAATTTTAGAAAATGAATTGGTTGGCCTTTAAATTTGAAAGCAATACCGTAAGCTATAACAAAAGGCAAGAAAAGGACATACAGCGAAACGGGTCCTTTTGATAGAACCGAACCCGCTAAAAACAATATAAATAGTAAACTTCTTAAAACTGAAGTATTTCCACTTTGAAATAAAATAAACAACTGATACAACGCCATGAGCATCAACCCATGGGTGTATATATCCCAAGGCGCTTCTATGGTAATTCCGATGCAATAGAACGAGGTCAATACAATGAAACCATTAATTAAGCTGTGTGCTTTTTTTAGCTCTAATTTGAGCGATAAAAGATAGGTGGATATGCCAATACTAGTTAAAAAGAGTAGGGCAGGCCAACGCAAGGCTAACACTGATTTCATACCAAATAAGTATCCGAAAATTGCTGTGATCCATGTTGGCAAAGGCGGTTTTTCATAACGAGCATCGCCATTCATGGTGGTTAAAATCCAATTGTTATCCGTAAGCATTTCCCTTGCCGAAATAAAATTGCGTGCTTCCATTATCGTTACGGGAATAGCGTCAATCGTAAATCCTAACATCAGTATGACAAAAAGTATGAGACTTAAAATCGGATATTTTTCTATCAGTTTAATCATTGGTTTGTCTGATTAAATAAGCATTACGAGCATAAATGACAAGGCCGAATAAATGTCCTATAAACAAAACGGGATCTCTTCTGATAATGGCATAAGTTAATATGAGACCTGCGCCAATTAAACTCAAAACCCAAAATCCCATAGGTAGCGTGGATTCTTTATTTCGCTCAGAATGAATCCATTGATAAACAAAACGTAGCGTAAAAACAACTTGTGCAACGACACCTAAAACTAATAACCAAGTTGGGATGTCCACATTTTTAAATAGTAAATCAACATCGATCTGATTGTTATTGAAGTAAAAAACGACAATAAAAATAGGAACAAAAAACAAGAGGTATTGCACAATTTTCGGGAATTTCTGCCATTGCCCTTGTAGTTGTAGGTTTCTTATATAAATAAAATAAGTTAAACTTTGCCCCAACATGATAGCAAAATCCAATCGTAAATAGCCATATATAAATAAAAGGAAAGAGGCTATTAGACTTAAGGTCCAGAACGTTTTTGGCGTAATGACCTTACGTTGTTTTTCTGACGTGACCCATTGAATAATAAGCCGAGATGAAAATAAAATCTGAGCTAAAAATCCAATGCTATAAACAATCCAGTCTTTCATTTACTGGATTTAGAGACTTCGTAATTAATATACTTTTTCTTCATCCATAAATAAGCAAAACAATCCATAAGTGGGCCAAGAAGACGATTCCAAATTCCAAAATTTGCAGTACCCGCAATACGAGGAAAATGTTGAACCGGAATTTGTACTACACGACCGTTTTGTAACATAATCATGGCTGGTAAAAATCGATGCAACCCTCTAAACATCGGAATGCGCTTGGCATAATCCGTTTTTATAACTTTAAGCGGACAACCTGTATCGTCCATTCCATCATGGGTGAAAGCACGTCTGATGCCGTTGGCAATTTTAGACGACATGTTCTTTACAAATGAATCTTTTCGGTTGGAACGCACGCCCGTTACCAGCTCGTACGAATCGATGTGTTCTAAAAGTTTATTAAAATCCTCTGGTGCAGTTTGTAAGTCTGAATCTATATAGCCAACAAGTTCAGATTCGACATGATCAAAGCCAGCTTTTATAGCAGCACTCAAACCTCGGTTTTGTTTAAATAAAATATATTCAAAAGCAGCGTTACGCTCACAAATGGTTTCAATTAAGGTTTGACTGTTGTCGGATGAACCATCATTCACAAAAAGAATTGACGTAGACACTGTCGCTATGTTAAGATAGTTAGAAAGTTCCGTTTCCACACGTTCTAAATTAGCTTCCTCATTATAAACAGGAACTATGATTGTAAACTTATATGGCATTAGTTTGATGGCTTAGTCGGCACAAAAATATTGTTTTTTTTGATATCAATGCGTTTAATCGCCGTAACCTTCATATTCATGAAACTTGGAAATCATTAAATAGCAGTCATCAGGATTCCATAATGAAAATTCCACTTTTATTTTAAGTTGGATGTTAAGTACATAACTTTTCAATCATGTATCTCGTCATTCAATATTAAAAACTCACAAAGACAATAAATATTCAGCTGCAGCAAAAGGTGTTGTTTTTCCGGCTTCTACCAATTGAATTTGAGATTCTAGTTCAGCTTTAATTTTAGACGCGTTATAAAAATTAGATTTTAAACGGTCTTCAATCGTTTGAAGTAGCCAAAATTTATTCTGGTTATTTCTATTGGTTTTAAAGAAATGGTTGGCTTTTGTGGTCTGTGCGTAGTCCTCAATCATGTTCCATACTTCAGAAATACCTTCCCGTTTCAAAGCGCTACAAAGGGATACTTTTGGCGACCAATTGGAATCTTTTTCAGGATATAGATGTAAGGCTCTATTAAATTCTAGCTTGGCAGATTTTGCGGCTTTTACATTCTCGCCATCCGCTTTGTTAATAACAATGGCATCTGCCATTTCAATAATACCGCGTTTAATGCCCTGTAACTCATCTCCAGCACCTGCCAATTTTAACAATAAGAAGAAATCAACCATGCTATGTACAGCCGTTTCGCTCTGTCCAACCCCAACGGTTTCAATAATAATGGTATCAAAACCTGCAGCTTCACATAGAATAATGGTCTCTCGTGTTTTCCTTGCCACACCTCCCAAAGAATTTCCAGAAGGCGACGGTCTTATAAATGCATTTGGGTTTTTTACCAAATCTTCCATTCGGGTTTTATCTCCCAAAATACTACCTTTACTCAAGCTGCTACTTGGATCCACTGCAAGAACCGCTACTTTTTTTCCTAAAGAGGTGAGGTAAATTCCAAAAGCTTCAATAAAGGTGCTTTTGCCAACGCCAGGAACTCCAGTAATCCCTATTCTAATGGATTTATTGGCGTATGGTAAACATTTGGTAATAATGTGGTTTGCCTTTTTAGAATGTGAAAGATTGGTACTTTCTACTAAAGTAATGGCTCTACTCAATGCCGTAATATTTCCTGAAGTAATTCCCGAAACTAATTCGGTTGTAGACGGTTGTGCTTTACGTTTGGCTTTTAGTGATTTGGCAATATTAGGATTTAAACTGTTAGGCGACTCAACTCCTTCTTGTTCTTGTAAAGCCGATTTATATGTTTTGTTTTTCTTGGTCAAAGTTTGCTTAAAGGTTAAGGGTTTGTAGCCTCGTACTCTTTAATTGGAACTTCAATAAAAGTATCATCCCAAGCCATGGTTAGTTTTAAATTTCCGGTTGTATTGTTAAAAGCGATCGTAAATTTTTCTGCGGTTTCCTCTAATTGTTGCGTGGGCACTTCAAGCACAAGCGCATCATAATTGGGATCCCACATAGGTTCCATTTTTTCATCGACTCCCCATTTGTATTGCTTGGAGTTGAACATCACTTTCCAAGTGTCTTTCATAGGAACAGTCCAAATGGTATATTTTCCTTTTTTCAACCTTAGACCATCTATCGAAAGGACTTTGTTGGTCTCAAAAGTGGTGGCTTCATTGGCGCCAGTTCGCCAAACTTTATCAAATGGAACAAGCGCTCCAAATATTTCACGTTCGCGTTTAGACGGCCGGTTGTATTCCACGGTTAATTTTAAATCGTTAAGTGTGATTTCGGCTGAATCCTTCGGACTCAAACGTTCGGAAAAAATATTTTCAACAAATACTGAATATAACAATAAGCCTATAGCCAATATAGACAAGACAATGAGGAGGCGTTTTAACATAGCGGATTATTACCTTAAAGGATTTTTAGTTTTAAAATAAATATACCAAGTACAGGTATTCAAGATTTAAAGATAATTGAAATCCCTAACTTTATAGAAATCTAACGTCTAATTTTAAGTAAATCTTATAAAAAGAATAAATTTTTAATCTTTTTTGCAACACTTGGAATTTTATAGCGTCTTTACTGTAGAACCAATCAAAAAACCAAAATTAAAATCGGCACGTTTCAAATTCATATTGTTGAAAAATGCAAACAGAATGATCGACAGGCGCAAATGCAATTGTACAATCAGTACTGTGATGGCATGTTAGTGGTGGCGTTTCGTTTTGTAAAGGATACCATGGAAGCCGAAGATATTGTGCAAGAAGCGTTTATAAAGGCGTTTTCAAAGTTAGAACAATATAAAGCTGAAGTTAGTTTTGGAGCTTGGTTAAAGCGTATTGTGATCAATAGGTGTATTGATGTTTTAAAATCGAAGCGACAACGTTTGGTGGAATTGGAGGATTATCATTTGAATGTGATTGAAGATAACGAGGAAGAATGGACTATTGAAGATGGAATAACACTTGAAGCGGTGAAATTGGCGATAGAGGTATTACCAGAAAAATACAAATATGTTGTGATGTTATATTTAATGGAAGGCTACGATCACCAGGAAATAGCAGAGATTTTAAATATTACTGAAGTCGCTTCCAGAACCCAACTATCGCGAGGAAAACAAAAATTACAATTGGCATTAAAAAAAGAAAAAAATGGCACAAAATATTAAGGATTTATTCAAAAATGAGCCTAAGAATGACGACCTAAAAATGTCTAAAGGTCATGAAGCTCGGTTTCTTCAAAAACTGGAAAAGGAGTTTCCAGAAGAACAGAAAAAGTCGAACAGGTCATGGTTTTTAAATATTGCTGCAAGCGTGGTTGTTTTGTTGGGTCTGAGTTATGGAGCGTTTCAGTTTTTTCAAGCTCCTGACCACTCCAATGATTCCATTGAAGTTGCAGATAGCAATTTAAAAACACTGGGAGACATTTCGCCAGATTTAAAAAAAGTGGAAGATTATTATTTGGCAAGTATCAATTTAGAATTGTCTAAAGTAAAGCTCACACCAGAAAACAAGGAGTTGTTTGATGGTTACATATTAAGGCTCAAAGAATTAAATGACGAGTACAATAAGTTAATCATTGAGCTCAATGATAACGGACCAAACGAAGCCACTTTAGATGCTTTAATTGAAAATTTAAAATACAGGCTCAATCTTGTGATGCGTCTTAAAGAAAAGCTTGCAGCATTTAGTGACGATACATTTGAACAAGAAAGTGTTTAGATCTTTATCATCCATAGTCCAATTAAAGCATCTCTAAATATAATATTAATACAATCAAATCAATCAATCAATCAATCAATCAATCAATCAGCCTGAGCTAAGGCTTGGGTAAACAAAGTCAAATCAAAAAACGAACAGATTTTATTCAGCTCGACTGGGTATTTCTAAAAATCAAAAAACATGAACTTTACAAAAAACAATTACGAACACTACACAGAAAACAGGAACTCTGTAAGTAAAAAAACAATCACCATTTTAATGCTCTGCCTAATCACTGTTTTTGGTTATGCACAGAAAAAAATGACTAAAACATCGCAATCCATTAAGGTGAGTAAGGATGTGGTTGTCGAATTAAATACAAGCTATGTTGAAATTGAATTAGATACATGGAACAAAGATGTTGTTGAGGTGGAAGCCTATATTGAAGGCCAAAAATTAACAGAAGAAGAATTGAAAAGCGCTTTGCAAGCATGGAACCTAAAAGTGGAAGGCTCTAATGATAAGGTCGTTATTTCGTCGAAAGGAGGGCGTACCATCGATATATATGGGGACGGTAATTACGAGGTAATATTAAAAGATTTGGAATTTGAATTAGCAGATTTGCCAGAAATGCCAAGACTGCCAGAGATGCCAGCAATGCCACATATAGCAGAATTTCCTGACATGCCAGAAATGCCTAAGATGCCAGAAATGCCAGAACTACCAGAATTGCCAAAAGGTGTCAATACTATTACTTTTGATTATGATAAATATCAAAAAGAAGGGGAATCTTATTTAGCGGAATGGAGTAAAACCTACGAAAAAAAAGGCGGCAAGGAGCTTCAGAAGCGTATGGAAGAATGGGCTCGGAAATTTGGTGAATCAGGCTACCAAGAAAAGATGGAAAAATGGGGAGAAGAATATGGTAAACGTTTTGAAGGCAAATGGGCAAAAGACATGGAAAAATGGGGAGAGAAATTCGGCGAAAAATACGGTAAGGATATGGAAAAATGGGGAGAGGAATTTGGCGAAAAATTTGGCAAAGAATGGGAGGAAAAAATGGAAGCTTGGGGAGAACGTTTTGGTGAAGAAATGGAGCAGCGATCCAAGGCTATGGAACAAAGGGGAGAAGCTATGGAGAAGCGACAAGAGGAACTCGCCAAACGACACGAGCATTTGGCAAATAGAAGAGAATCCATATTGGTAGAACGTTTAGAATCTGGTAAGACGAATAAAGTCAAAAAAGTCATAAAAATTAAAATCCCGAAAAAAGCAAAATTGAAAACCAATATTAGACATGGAGAATTGAAAATATCGTCTGTAATTCATCATATGAGCGGTGATATTTCGCATTCATTTTTAGTAGCAGAACACATTGATGGAAGTGACACTTCCATCAATGTGTCTTATTCGCCTGTTGTGGTAAATACATGGAATTTAGGGACTTTAAATCTGAATTTTGTGGATAAGGCACAAATTAAAACGGCTCAGAATTTAGTGCTTAATTCTAAATCGTCTAATATCACCATAGAAAATTTGAATGATACAGCCATTATTGATGGTAGTTTTGGAGACTTAACGATTTCTAATTTAAGTGCAAGTTTTAAGAACCTCAATCTGGTCTTGGAAAACAGTGATGCGTTAATCAATTTGCCAAAAGATGTAGATTATACACTTTATTTTAAAGGTAATCGATCAAAGTATAATAATAAAGTAACGGGTCAGAAAACCATTCGTAATTATCCTGATGGACAAAGTTCCAGTCGAAATATTATGGTTAATGCTAAGTTTAGCAATGTGATTATAAATTAATATTAAAACCGTACTTTTATAGAGAAACAATTACTTTAAATTTATATGAGGTCCATTACTCAATTTGCTATAGTGTGCTTTTTTACAGCATGCTTTTTTTGTTGTAAAACAGAAACCAACACGGAAACCAAAACTGAAGCAGACACTTATAATGAGTTTATTTCAAATTTAAAAGCAAAAGGAATTGCAACGGGCAATATTTTAGTTTACAAAGATGGGAAAGTGATTCATAAAAGTTCCAATGGATTGCGATCCATAAACCCCATGGATTCATTGGACTTTAATTCTCAGTTTAGGTTAGCATCAGTAAGTAAACAATTTACTGGTATGGCGATTATGAAATTGAAAGAAATGGGAAAGCTCGATTATGATCAAAAAGTCAATACCATTTTAACAGACTTTCCTTATGATAATATTACAATTCGTCAATTATTGCACCATACTTCTGGACTTACGGATTACGAACGTTTAATAGCTGAAAATTTTGTTAAAGCAGATACTGCCAAAACCTATACTTTGGGTAATGACGAGATATTAAAAGCGTTTTATAGTGTAGATCCAGAATTAGATTTTGAACCGGGTGAACGCTTCGAATATAGTAACACAGGTTATTTGGTTTTAGCCTCAATTGTAGAAAAACTATCTGGTCAGCATTTCAGGGATTTTTTGAAGGAACAAATTACGGATCCAGTGGGTATGACAAATACAGTCTTGTATAAATATCAAATACAGTCTGACCCAAAGATGCCAAATCGTGTTTTTGGACATCAATTAGCATTGAACCAACAAGATTTGATACCTAATGATTATAACATTGTAAATGATGTAAGAGGTGATGGTGGTATATTTTCAACTTTGGAGGATTTATACAAATGGAATCTAGCATTGGCTAATCACACGGTAATATCAAAAGACTATTTAGATGAAGCTTGGACGCCTGGAACTTTAAACAATGGAGAACAAACAAATTATGGTTTTGGGTGGTTTATAGATAACGAATCAAATAAGCCAAAAACTGTGTTTCATTCTGGTGGTTGGGTTGGTTTTATAACGTTTTTGCATAATGAAATAGACACAAAGAGTGGATTCATCATATTAACGAATAATACATCAAATGACTTTGGAACTATTATCAGTGGAATTTCTAATATCAGGGAAGGCAAACCTTATGAGCTGCCCAAAACACAGATTGCTATGGAAATGGCAAAACGAATCTTAACCGAAGATACTTCTAGTGCGATTAGCTTCTTTCAATCTAAAAAAACGGATACGCTTAATTACAAAATTTCAGAGAATGACTTGAATGTTTTAGGTTATCGACTATTAAATGAAGATGAATTAGATGCTGCTTTAAGTGTTTTTAAATTAAATATTGAAGAGCATCCCAATTCTGCTAACCCATACGATAGTTATGGTGATGCACTGTTGATGAAGGGCGATTCTGTTAAAGCGCTTGAGAACTTCAAAAAATGCTTTGAAATGGATAGTACTTTAGTCTATGCAAAAGACAAATCCGAAAAATTAGAAGCGGCTCTTAAAAAATGACATTAGCAGAATTGTTTATGACGATTAAAGCCCATCCTTTGGTTGATCCGTCAATTCCTATCAGCGCTTACAAACCGATAGACTTATCTATTCACAATTCTGAACTCAAGGCTATCAATGTGTCATCTTCTAAGGATTTAGAAACCTTTATTTGGAATTTTAGGAGTCAAAATAATGCAAAAGTCGTTTATGGCGGTTATTTAGAACAACGCGGCATTTATCAGCGCAGCATTTATTTCAACCAGCAAAATACGGAACTAGAACGCAATATTCATTTAGGTTTAGACCTTTGGATAGAGGCTGAAACCCCAATTTTTGCACCTTTGGAAGGCAGCATTCATAGTTTTAAAAACAATACCAATCATGGCGATTATGGCCCAACGCTGATTTTAAAACATGATATCTCTAATTGTACGTTTTACACATTGTATGGTCATTTAAGTGTTGAATCTATTGCTAAAATAAAAGTAGGAGCTGAAGTGAAGCAAGGCGAACAAATAGCAACACTGGGAACTGCTGAAGTTAATGGTGATTATCCACCACATTTACATTTTCAAATCCTAAAAGATATTCAGGATTATGAAGGGGATTATCCTGGTGTTTGTAATCAACAAGATTTAAACTTTTATAAAGAGAATTGTCCTGATCCTAATTTGCTTTTGAAATTGTAAAAAAGTGGCACTAATTGCAGTATGCAACAAGCTCTTAAAACAAGCTTTTTCAATCGCTAAATCAGGATTTATATTTGACCATGGATATAAAAGCACGCTAGTGAAAAATTGATGGAGTATTACCTGTTTTTTAGCACAGTGCTTTGTTGGCAACTTGCTTATATATTACTATAAAAATTTCTAATAAATTCGATGATTTCATTATCATGCTCATAAATCAAATATGTAATAAGAAAAATAAGAAAATTTCTAAGCAAGTTAAACCACATCTTTACATCAACAAAAAGATTTAGTTTTAATTTATTGATAAATTCAGCTTTTTTAAATTTCGAAATTGATGTACTATCATCCAAATTTGAAAGTTCGTTTTTAATTGCTGCATTAAATTGAACTTTAATTTTATTGCTTAATTTAAGTATTTTGTAAATGTTATAAAATTCAAAAAAGATGAATAAACAAGTAAAAACGACTATCAGAATTGTTTCAGTATTGTGTTGTTTGGATAAAACAAGAAATACCAAAAATGAAAACATAAAAATGTTGACTAGTAGAAAAGATAAACTATTTCTTAAAAAAAGCCTCAATTCATTAATACCAGATAGTTCATTAAGTTCATAAAGTTTAAATTGAATTTTATTTTTACTTAAATTTGTAATAGAAGTGTGCGATAGCATTCGAATTTGTGTAGTTAAATGTGCGTTTAAAGTACTAAATAAAAGAACAATACCGATTATAAAAATAAATGAGACCACAAAAAAACCTTTTTCCCAATTTTCGTAAATAGATTTTCCAATTACTAATAGAACAATACCAAAAGTAAATCCTAAATTGTTTGCAGTTAGTTCTCCTCGATTATTTATTTTATTTATTCGTGGTAATGACAATCGTATAAATTTTTCATTTTTTTTCTTTTTCTTTAGTAGTTTATTGTCATATGCTAGTTTGAGAATATTCTTTAAATTGACTATAGATTTTGAATTAAAATACCAGTATACCGATAGAAAAAGCATAAGAAATATTAGAACAGATATTTTTGAGTTACTAAATTTATCTGGCATATATGCAGATAATAGAATATAAGCTATTGTTATAGCGAATGAGCCTATTGAAAAGTATTTTGGGACTAAAGGATTATTTTTTTTATATATAAAATCTTGCAAGGGTTTATCTGCATCATCAGTTTTGAAAAGCGTTTTTAAATATTGAAGTTCAATGTTTTCATCAAAATTGAAATCTTCAATAAATTGTTCTTTTGTATAATTTCGATTTTCTTCCTTTAACACTTTATTGCGATGAAATAAAAATAAGCTTTCTAGTGGGAAATGTTCTATATAAAAGATGTGAATTGTGGTAGTATAATGAATGAAAAAATTAAGAATATATATTAGTTTATCTTTTAAATTTAGTTTTAAGAAATTATATTTATAAACTTTAGATTGAATAGCATGAATTTTGGGACTAATTATATATTGCTCATAATGATTTTCACATAGTAATAAATCATAATGCTTTCTTTTACAGTTTTTTATGTTGCAGGTTTTTATTGAATATTTAAAGTGAGTAGAAATCTTTTTAAAAAAAAACATTTTTATTAATTTTCTATGCAATATAAATTCTTTAAAATTATTTTGATAAAAATTTATCCTTATAATATTTATGACTGTTTTTCAGAGCTTGTTGCCAACGTGTTTGTGTATGATTAGTGGCGAGTTAAAGCACCTAATTTAGCAAATAAAAACCGAATAGAAAATCCGCGAGGATTTTCGTAAGTAGGCGAGAACCAGCCATTAATTATACACGTTGTATGCAGTTGTTTCATTCAGTTCCTGTTTTTGATTTAAATCAACATTAAATTCATAACTAAGGGTAAAATAACTAAATACCCATATCATAATTATAAAAAAACGATAGGATTTTTTATCTAAGTATTCATCTGCTGCCATAAATTCGTGAATGATAGTCGAAATTAAAACTATAATAAACACTATAAATTTTGAATATTCTGTATGTGTGTTTATGAAACTTAATAAGAATATTAATAAAAGTGGTTGAAATGAATATCGAAAGATAATTTTAAAAATATCTTCATAAGGTAAGTCTTCATCTACTTTTACATTAATATCTCCTAATTCGTGATAATTGCTAATTCCTTGATAATAATTATATTTTTGTTTCCTTAAATTGTGTTGTCTTAGAAACACAATAGTCACTCTAATTGCTACTGCAATTATTGCGCCCATAAACTGGTAAAAAATATTGATGCTAAAGAACAAGTCTATGTATGTTAGTACTTTCTCCATTAAAA encodes:
- a CDS encoding ArnT family glycosyltransferase; amino-acid sequence: MIKLIEKYPILSLILFVILMLGFTIDAIPVTIMEARNFISAREMLTDNNWILTTMNGDARYEKPPLPTWITAIFGYLFGMKSVLALRWPALLFLTSIGISTYLLSLKLELKKAHSLINGFIVLTSFYCIGITIEAPWDIYTHGLMLMALYQLFILFQSGNTSVLRSLLFILFLAGSVLSKGPVSLYVLFLPFVIAYGIAFKFKGQPIHFLKLISLLVFGIVLGGWWYFHVRVADPETFTRIAERETSNWSSYNVRPFYYYWSFFVQSGLWTVPAFISLLYPYLKSRVSNLKGYRFSILWTIFAVILLSVIPEKKSRYLMPVLLPLAINIGCYIDYLIREFKNLKSKKETIPVYFHFGLIGAIGIFFWISGFFLAPSLTGISWARFIVSSLVLATIGFFTFKYLKAKNIKVVFYLVIAFMLSIGFFALPLAKSQSQENYRPFSELSSDNISLYTLDGVSPETIYNYGDKIPSIVSEDGIVIPKEKQFRLLTSTSNPEDIAELAKLYSIKFMGTYDLNFSTRDYKSRLVNHLYQLTLK
- a CDS encoding lipid-A-disaccharide synthase N-terminal domain-containing protein, whose translation is MKDWIVYSIGFLAQILFSSRLIIQWVTSEKQRKVITPKTFWTLSLIASFLLFIYGYLRLDFAIMLGQSLTYFIYIRNLQLQGQWQKFPKIVQYLLFFVPIFIVVFYFNNNQIDVDLLFKNVDIPTWLLVLGVVAQVVFTLRFVYQWIHSERNKESTLPMGFWVLSLIGAGLILTYAIIRRDPVLFIGHLFGLVIYARNAYLIRQTND
- a CDS encoding glycosyltransferase family 2 protein — protein: MPYKFTIIVPVYNEEANLERVETELSNYLNIATVSTSILFVNDGSSDNSQTLIETICERNAAFEYILFKQNRGLSAAIKAGFDHVESELVGYIDSDLQTAPEDFNKLLEHIDSYELVTGVRSNRKDSFVKNMSSKIANGIRRAFTHDGMDDTGCPLKVIKTDYAKRIPMFRGLHRFLPAMIMLQNGRVVQIPVQHFPRIAGTANFGIWNRLLGPLMDCFAYLWMKKKYINYEVSKSSK
- the meaB gene encoding methylmalonyl Co-A mutase-associated GTPase MeaB, with the translated sequence MTKKNKTYKSALQEQEGVESPNSLNPNIAKSLKAKRKAQPSTTELVSGITSGNITALSRAITLVESTNLSHSKKANHIITKCLPYANKSIRIGITGVPGVGKSTFIEAFGIYLTSLGKKVAVLAVDPSSSLSKGSILGDKTRMEDLVKNPNAFIRPSPSGNSLGGVARKTRETIILCEAAGFDTIIIETVGVGQSETAVHSMVDFFLLLKLAGAGDELQGIKRGIIEMADAIVINKADGENVKAAKSAKLEFNRALHLYPEKDSNWSPKVSLCSALKREGISEVWNMIEDYAQTTKANHFFKTNRNNQNKFWLLQTIEDRLKSNFYNASKIKAELESQIQLVEAGKTTPFAAAEYLLSL
- a CDS encoding DUF2911 domain-containing protein, which produces MLKRLLIVLSILAIGLLLYSVFVENIFSERLSPKDSAEITLNDLKLTVEYNRPSKREREIFGALVPFDKVWRTGANEATTFETNKVLSIDGLRLKKGKYTIWTVPMKDTWKVMFNSKQYKWGVDEKMEPMWDPNYDALVLEVPTQQLEETAEKFTIAFNNTTGNLKLTMAWDDTFIEVPIKEYEATNP
- a CDS encoding RNA polymerase sigma factor, which gives rise to MGTFQIHIVEKCKQNDRQAQMQLYNQYCDGMLVVAFRFVKDTMEAEDIVQEAFIKAFSKLEQYKAEVSFGAWLKRIVINRCIDVLKSKRQRLVELEDYHLNVIEDNEEEWTIEDGITLEAVKLAIEVLPEKYKYVVMLYLMEGYDHQEIAEILNITEVASRTQLSRGKQKLQLALKKEKNGTKY
- a CDS encoding serine hydrolase domain-containing protein, which produces MRSITQFAIVCFFTACFFCCKTETNTETKTEADTYNEFISNLKAKGIATGNILVYKDGKVIHKSSNGLRSINPMDSLDFNSQFRLASVSKQFTGMAIMKLKEMGKLDYDQKVNTILTDFPYDNITIRQLLHHTSGLTDYERLIAENFVKADTAKTYTLGNDEILKAFYSVDPELDFEPGERFEYSNTGYLVLASIVEKLSGQHFRDFLKEQITDPVGMTNTVLYKYQIQSDPKMPNRVFGHQLALNQQDLIPNDYNIVNDVRGDGGIFSTLEDLYKWNLALANHTVISKDYLDEAWTPGTLNNGEQTNYGFGWFIDNESNKPKTVFHSGGWVGFITFLHNEIDTKSGFIILTNNTSNDFGTIISGISNIREGKPYELPKTQIAMEMAKRILTEDTSSAISFFQSKKTDTLNYKISENDLNVLGYRLLNEDELDAALSVFKLNIEEHPNSANPYDSYGDALLMKGDSVKALENFKKCFEMDSTLVYAKDKSEKLEAALKK
- a CDS encoding peptidoglycan DD-metalloendopeptidase family protein — translated: MTLAELFMTIKAHPLVDPSIPISAYKPIDLSIHNSELKAINVSSSKDLETFIWNFRSQNNAKVVYGGYLEQRGIYQRSIYFNQQNTELERNIHLGLDLWIEAETPIFAPLEGSIHSFKNNTNHGDYGPTLILKHDISNCTFYTLYGHLSVESIAKIKVGAEVKQGEQIATLGTAEVNGDYPPHLHFQILKDIQDYEGDYPGVCNQQDLNFYKENCPDPNLLLKL